The window tcaaggccttttctgcttctcacccccccccaccagcgagtagctgggggtgcacaagaagttgggaggggacacagccgggacggCTGACCCCAGCCGACtaaagggatattgcataccataggaggtcatgctcagcatataaggggctttgggaagaagaagaagaagaagaagaagaagaagaagaaagggggtAAACTCAGAGCGGTGgcgtttttttcttcccaagtcaccgttaacgtgtgatggagccctgctttcctggggatggctgaacacctgcctgccgatgggaagtggtgagccatttccttgtcttgctttgcttgcgcgtgtggcttttgttttacctattaaagtgtctttatttcaagccccgagttttctcactttttctcttccgattctctcccccatcccaccgtggaGGGCAGGTTTCTCGTGCTGACTAGAAGCCTTGTTTCACTTAGGTTTCACTTCTGTTGTGTGCTCTATTGGATTACAGCTGTTGTGACTTCACCTGTCATTAAACATCTTGACCGCAAAGTGGTAGTTACCGTAAAGATAGTAGGTGTTTATAGGTTGGTTGCAGTGAAGGTGCCAGTCAAGGAACTACTCCGGTTCTAAAATGTCCGGTTGGTAGTTCTGCCTTGCACACTAGAACTTGTATAGTAAAGGGTGTGTaatttctttggggaagagTAACAGAAGTGTGGAGGTTGGGAGGAAACGAGAAGATGCATTGCATTAAAAGACCTCTgaaactgcaaagtgaaaaagtgcTAGTATTTATTCATCTTAGAAATTATGCCTTAAAACATCATCTGCAAAAGTCATTTAAACAGTcaaattttcataacaaattaaCCTTAGTGGATCTGTGATCACACAGAAcgtatattttgtgttttcaatcagttttgaaacattGTCGTGTACTtcctgcatcttatttttggaaTTTGCAATTGTGTCCTCTTTGGATTTTCCAGCTGATAATTTCCACATTTCAATTTCGATTGCTCTTGTAAGTCGAAGAACTggcttcatctctttctcctgtctatgtatcgctctcctttcctgttcacTTCCATGTCTTCTTGGCTCTGTTGTCAAAATAGATAGGCAGAACatgttgtgcatcacttattaGAGGGAAAGTCTATGCTCTGTTCAAAAGGTGTTAAGAATTAGACTTCCAACAGAAGACGCAAGATAGAGGTTCTAATCTCAGTTACCTGACTGGTTGTTTTAGACTTTGAGAACGTTTTAGggtgtggatttcttttcctccaagttgGTGCATTGTAAGAGCCTGAAGTATATTTGTctgtagaaaaaagacaagcactctttcttaatttcagctgcaatttaGGGAAAGACTCTCTTAGCCTggtatgcaaattaaatattacattagcTGAAGTATCAATGCATACATTGGGTGACTCAGACACCACCTCTGAAATACAAGGTAgtattaaatatagattttgCCCCTAGAACTCTAAAGATCATCTGTAATCTCGCAGCGTTTCCATCAGGCTCACAGGATCTTCCAAAGGAGGTGGATTGTGCCACGGACATCCTTGACTTGGACAAAGTGAATGTTCCTGTGTAGACAACCTGCCCAAAGGCATCAGTTGCTTTTAGATTAGACTACTCCACAATCCGGTCTCCTTTTTTGTCCCTGCTTGGGAAAGCGCTAGATGCAAGGCAGTGTTATGTTTTTGTACTAGGTGGTTGATTTTGCGTCAGAGTATGCTGCCCAATGACTGactagttttctgtaaaactcggttagaaatcattattatgaatactctggttttctgttaattccAGATTAATTCCATTAATTCAAAGTACTAATTCCACAATAGtcctaaatttttccttttgcacacaGCCTGTGAGTCTTACCATAGCTTTCGGTTTGGGTCCAAAATCTTCTATTTGCGTCAAGCTGATTCTTTGGTTTGGAGCATTTCCCAGCATACGGCTCAggtactgctgaaaagaaaggtagCGAAAGTGCTAAGGTGGTTTTTATGACAAAAATGCTGATcgccttttttgggggggggggggtgtttttttcatttttttttaaacgctaTATCCTTTCTCAACCTGGAAATTTGATAAGATGTGTTCTTCGCATTGAGAATGTTCTCTCTGTAAtctctatgaaagaaaaagaaaaaccccacaactattcGCCCCTGAGACGAAGCGGTGATGCTGGGATTCCTTTTGCTTCACTTCATTTGTCTGAAAGTGGGGGTTACTGTGTCTGAAGGAGGTTCCTTTGATTGGCAATTAAGACAGGGAGGCACCTCTAGGTGGAGATTCAGCCCAGCTTAAGAGAGGTGACTGAAACGGGCAagatgaaatcactttcttaaCGTTTAAGGATCCTGTGTAAGCAGGAACCCACCTGTCGGTCCATTGCACTTTGGTTCTTGGGTGACGGTGGCAGTACGGTAGACTACATATGCTGATCTTCGAggttctgaagaactgaaataagtgtctcttccagtttctctcacaggaggaacagcagaagcagcttcatcGTCCTTACTTTGACCCCTTTGTTGGCgacgtggttttgctttggggtcTGGAGTGTGAATTcctaaaagagaagcagcaaactcagACCAAAATGCTGGGCTATTCCTTCAAAATTGGACATGTTGCAGGAGGCCGGAGGCTGGAAGGCCTAGATAAAGCAAATGCTCTTTGTGGCTAGTCCAATCCAAATATGGACTGTCCCTATCTGAcactaagaacagaaattaactaGGTCCTGCCAAGTCATCTGTGAGTTGAGTAAACAAGAAGGAATAAGccaactgttttctcaaaataccttttcctgttcctgtgttATGGGACTTGCTTTCTCCCTCGGAAATCCATTGCTGCTCCTTTGCTTCTTTACCGGGATAGTTCTTTACCCGCTCCATGCGATTGGTTCCTGAGGGATTAAAATAAcgcatatttactttttgcaaaagcaggcacaatcttctcctccaaaaatgcttttttgtttggttggtggttttggggtatttttgggttgggttttttttttgtttgttttttaaagcagatctcCCACTTCATACACAGGTCTTCTTGGGCTGTACATGTTAAAAGTGCCGTTCCTCAGAAGGAAAGCGGAAGCGGTTATGGTTCCTCTAGAAGAGTTCACAGTTGCAAAATCTTGCAAGGAAACTCAAAAATTGACTATAAACACAAAGGTGTTGGACTCGTTCAATGTCTTTGACCGCTTCTGGCTTAGAATGCTTCTCATTATGAATTTGAAAATCTTcatgaatactgtattttgggtttacagtttaaaagtacaaacattAGCTTTAATCCACATACGCGTTTGTAATCACTGCGaatcaaaagctgcatgcaatttatgtgcgtgtgtcctggttttagctgagagggttgattttcttcatagtagctagtgtgaggatatgttttggatttgtgcgggagacagtgttgataatatagagatgtttttgttctatggacttcttgttgagcagtgtttacacagggcaaggccttttctgcttcttgcactgccctgccagcgggatggctggggctgcacaagaagttgggaggagacagacaggacaggtgacccaagctgaccaaagggatattccataccatatgacgtcatgctcagtttataaggagcttggggggaagagaagggggggggggtggcgttcggagtgatggcgtttgtcttcccaagtaaccgttacgcgtgacagagccctgcttccctggagatggctgaacacctgcctgcccatggggagtggtgaatgaattccttgctttgctttgcctgtgcgcacggcttttgctttacctattaaaatgtctttatctcaacccacgagttttctcactttaacttttccagttctctcccccatcccgatggggggagcgagtgagcgactgcgtggtgcttagctgccggctggggtaaaaccaagACAGCGTGTCACAGGGGGaacaaatccttttccaaagtcAAAGTGTACCATCTAAATGGGAACCCAATGCAAAGGGACTCCACAGCATAGGGTGACAACCCTGGTCTGTGTGTCGCTACAAGGTAACTCAGTTAGCAACAAACCAGGAACCTTAATTAGCATGGTCCTGCCTACCGGTGCTTATTTCTCACGTGCTGCACATGAGGCACGCTTTTCCTCTGGCTCGGCTGCATCGTCAGTTGAGCTACGTGTTGTCCTGCGAgctgaacaactgaaatgatGTGGCATGCAAACTAACTTCAGTTTATAACTTGATATAAGTTTAATCCTCAGGCACATCGGTGATACAGTTTACAGCATGGGCCCAGGCATGCTTGTAACAGCTGACCTGGCGTTGCTGACGTGGTGCCAAGGAGCATTGCAGCACTACCAGTGAACGGCCAAAGCTTCAACCTTGTCACATTGGCTTTAGCTCCGATGTCAACGTACCTAGTGGTAAGGGTATTCTACTGCGGACATGTCTGTTTTATAACTTCACAGAagcaattcttttccaaaattaagcaggaaaaattcaaTTGGAATCAGcatagaggatttttttttcctagaatgaTGCTAACCCAAGCAGAATGGTAAAGAGTGGTTTTGATTGTTACAGGTAATGGTGCAGCATGAGAAAGAGTCTCTAgaacataacaaagaaagaataactcGGATCTAAAATGGTGAAGCTTAATGCGTGCacgttcaggtttttttacttagcacatgatgttcagcaaagagaagctgatgctAAAGTGTATTACCTCCGTTTTCAAAGGATCCACGATCTGTTCTGGGAATGGTCTCTGCTGGTACTGTCGTTCCTgagctctctccttctccttttgcattcttaaatgtTGTAGGAATTGTATCACCGTCGCCTGGAAGGGCAACAGAGAGAGTGGTTTAGCTGCTTGTGTGTAAGCCCGGGGAATGGCGCTgccattctcttcctccctcagtgaTCCTATCTGACtgaatttctggtattttcaagATGCATGTCATTGTGGTaccaaaaacctcagagaactgtctggaagaaatgctttggggaaacatctctatccttttctctgaatgtatCTAATTCTAAAGACAGACCTATATTAGAACCTGTATTTGCCTGTTTGTTACTGATTTCCTTGTCGATAGTCTAAGTATATCTCAATGAGGTGACATAAATCTTGGTCGTGAGGAAAAATTGTAGGGAAGACCACCTCTGTCGTGTGTCTCAGGAAAGTAGACATAGGCTTAATAGCCCATTTCTACCTTTTCCCTCACCAGTGGACGCAGGTAGTCGCCACGTGTGTGACACTACCCATGTATATGGGGAAAAAGTAGTGAAGTCTGTTGACGCTCTTTGTAATACGCTATCCTTCATTGTCACTACAttaaagaagaggggaggaggggcaaGCTATGGAGTAGTTTCTCCCtgtaacagtaatttaaaaagtggtaaACGATGTcccagaagatgaaaagcacttgCCTGCCTGCAAGTCTCGCTCGGTAGCTTCCCAGGGTAGTAGCTCGTTTTCCCGAGGTGAAGACACAGTTTTTGTTGATTGGTGTTCCTGAGGGTACTGAATCCCGTAATACTCTCCTAAACATACccccaggggaggaaaaaacccaatgtttactgtatcggcagtattgctgtttaggaaagagtgactatattgctgtttaggaaagagtgaCTGATTTACTGCTTACCAGATTGATagcatatttcctttattgctctttcctcttcaagGTCTGCAGCAGTCTGAGGCACCCAGTCAGGAGCACCTGtaggcagtatttttaaaaggttacgCGGTATCTATACAAAGACCTTCAACAATTCTTAATGGTCAAAAACCAACGTGAGTTTCATTGTggtcagggtttgtttttttctgacggCAACCTCTGattctggacagaaaaatgattCCTGAATAGCAGGagtttccagctgcagtggaaTTGCAGTTCCAACACGTATGAGACCGCCTACAGAGTTTAGGAAATCAGTGAAACAAGGCTTCTAGTCAGCATGAGAAACCTGCCCTCCATGGTGGGATGGCGGAGAGAATcggcagagaaaaagtgagaaaactcgtggcttgaaagaaagacagtttaataggtaaatacTTTGAGCAAAGTATTTAAGGGGAAGTCACACAGCTACCTTTTGTAAACCAACCTGTGACTTCACCTTCAGTGAGGAGAGTGTACAGCCCCTGTTCAAAAgtttgtttcccagagaagaagTACCACCTCCTGAACTTGTCATTTTGTCCccaaattttgagaaattttgaaGAGTGACTACCAGTTCCAATAGTTTGGAGATTATGTCAAAAACCCGTCAAGACCTCTTTTCTCAAAAGAGGATGGTTTGATGGTTATGCTAATAAATGAGTTGGAAAGTGCATTGCGAGAGTGGAAAACCCCCTTCTACCCCCCGGTAAacgaaagaaaaaattgtttaccgttctcctcctcttcatcatcgTCCTCATCGTCGTCTTCATCGTTGAGGTGTATAGTCAGTGGAGGGTGAATTGGtcgtaaaatattcttttgatttctgagtGACTCTTGACCATGGGCTGGGTGCGGAATCCCTTCTTGGACACCTTGTTGCAATGGGGCATCTGCAGGAAAGaacattacattcattttgttagGAGGGAACTGGAAGATCAAATCCAGGTTCAGGCCAGCAGGTATCTTCTTGAAATCATTGCCATACTGAAGGAGTCATTAAATAGACGGATTGTGCCTTTTCCGAAAAATCTTCTGCTGAGGTCGGCAAAAGAGCGTCTTCCAAGtacagaaagtctgaaaaagcaggcagataTTTACACCATGGGACAACATGGGATTAGTAATACGGGGGCTGAAGTGAGTCAATGAGTTTAGAACCCcacctgtgaaaatatttttaacatgctGAATAATAGGCAGGCCATGGCATCGATTTTGAAGAGTTTAGCAACGCTAAGCACAGGAGTACCAATTTTTAGCTTGTCgacaattttttctctcaaaatcttCTGAACCACAACTCTCTCTACTAAGTGCAAAGTGTAGATTTTGAGAAGGAATATGAAGTTCATGACATTAATTTACACTCAACCAGATTCTTGTGCATCTCGTGCTTGCCTATGAGCAGCATGTGTATCATGTTAAAGGCATTTTAGTAGCACTCCTGCAGACCAGATTTGTTGTATCTCgtgcaagagaaattaagatacaACACTTAACTTGGTAGagcctttatttattcatttcattagtaatgtatttattgatttaatttattaatttattccaaacgacaaactggaaatacatctgcacacacagcacTGTAATCTGATGTTGTCTCTACAAGGGGTGTCTCATCCATATAACATGTTGTGCTCTATCAACAgatactgctgctggtggccctaacaacctcctccctccaacCACACacgctgcttttcatttctcttaagtgCTTACCTGCCCACTAACCATTTTCACTCCTGGAGAGATTTCATCTAGCAAATACCCAAGGAAGGCAACATTTTTACTCCATGGATCTTAGCAACCTAAACTGCCTTTTGTGACTTCACCTTTCATGTCACCGATAGTTACAAAGATTCGTaagcagacagctaaaaaaagtcatatggCAACCCTATTCAAATGCCAATccaattcctttctttgccttcaacTTGCCGGCATAGCGGATCATACCTGATTGATTTGCCATGGTACATTTCTTCACCTGCACGTACGCTACGTAAGCGCTGGAAGGACGTTTTTGTGCACTTACTTAAGAGCTCTACTGGACAAAtggctgagaaaatatttttactcactGTTACTCGGCggcaaaaaaagtccatttatgCTGCGAGGTTTGCTATGATGGAAGGCGCAACTGATCCTCAAGCAGCCTGATGGTCGTGTTTCCCAGAAACAGGAGATGTTGCTgtacttctgctgcaggagaaaacaggtttcagatACTGTCAATACAGCGATAAAACGGGACTAAATGGATTCATATACAGCGTACTGCTGTGAACATATGACTAAGATTTTGTGGGACCACCCGCTGCTACTTTCGAACATGTAAAGTCATCTTAAGCTCCAGGTAACTCTAAAGTTACCTTGAGCTAGGGCAAGGGAGCTTTCGTGATGTCTGTAGATGAGA of the Grus americana isolate bGruAme1 chromosome 1, bGruAme1.mat, whole genome shotgun sequence genome contains:
- the LOC129201571 gene encoding uncharacterized protein C12orf50-like, whose amino-acid sequence is MAAAGNDRSFHVCSPYAQQKYSNISCFWETRPSGCLRISCAFHHSKPRSINGLFLPPSNNAPLQQGVQEGIPHPAHGQESLRNQKNILRPIHPPLTIHLNDEDDDEDDDEEEENGAPDWVPQTAADLEEERAIKEICYQSGEYYGIQYPQEHQSTKTVSSPRENELLPWEATERDLQAGDGDTIPTTFKNAKGEGESSGTTVPAETIPRTDRGSFENGGTNRMERVKNYPGKEAKEQQWISEGESKSHNTGTGKDAPLQQGVQEGIPHPAHGQESLRNQKNILRPIHPPLTIHLNDEDDDEDDDEEEENGKQFFLSFTGG